The genomic region ATGGGTGCTGACGACGAATATTCGTTCACTGGTAATTCCCCCATTTTCAATCAACCAATTACGTGCCGCATTAGCACGGTTTTCTGCCAGTACTTTCAGGTCATTATCATGAATCACTGTATGTTCAAGCATGAGTTGTTCCATTTCGGCATCAGGAAGACCCTTGGTTAGGCCAATGATATTCTTTGGTTTCTCGAAATCTTCTTTTTTATAGGCTATTTCAAGGTATTTGCTATATTCTTCCGGGTCTAATGTTATATTTGTAAGAGTGTCGGTGGTAATGCCTTTCTTGACATCTTCGGCTAATTTCTGTGCTTTCACTTTGTTTTGCAGCATTGCTAGTTTCAATCCTTCATGATCAGTGACAGGATCGACATGGCCGGAAATTTCCAGTTCCAGAGACGGACGGTCATTTAAAATTTCGGATAAGGTTTGCAAGCGTTGCAGGGACTCATCTTCGATGCTTGCAAAACCAGGGGTGAAGGTGATTTCAGATAATTCTTCGCCCCCTTCAAATGCTGAACCCAGTAATGTGAAAGGAGAGGTAATCGCCTTGGTGATGAGATTCACAAATGTTTGGAAAATAATGTCGCCAAGGTTGAATTCAGGATCATTAATCGATCCTTTAAGCGGTAGGTGTATGTCAATTTCACCGCGGCGGTTTTTAAGAAGCGTAATCGCCAGGTCGAGCGGTAGGGAGACGGCATCTTCGCGATCAATTTTTTCTCCGAGGGTAAATTGATCCAGAAAGATTTTGTTATCAGCTGATAAAGCGCCATTCTCAATTTGGTAATTGACATCGGCTGACAGCTTGCCCTTTTCAATTGCATAACCCACAAATTTTCCTGAATAAGGACTGAAGGGAGGTAAATCGATATCTTCAACTTTTGCGTTAAGATCAAGAAAAAGATTGTCACTGAAGGGTTCTATTTTGCCATTTATTTTCAATGGTGCTGTTTTGTCAATAGTACCTTGAATATCGATAATCCCAAATTTTCCTGGATATAATGGGCCGATTTGGCCTGTAAGCCCTGTTAAATTTGCGTGATAACTAGGCTTAATAAATCGATCATAAAAATTGATATTACCTTGGTGCAACAAAACCTGCCCGATACGAATCAAGGTTTCTTCTGGAGTTTTAATTTGATAAGTATCAATAGGTTTTATATCAGGAGTGGTAACTTTCATTTCAACCGCATTTGTATTTTTAGCGGCTTCTACTTCAACGTCCAGCGGCTTATCAATTTGCACGATATGTACAAGATTAAGATCCCCGCTAGGTAAAAGTATCATGCGTGCATAAAAATCGCTGAAACGAACAGTTTTTATATCGATACGCAATGGATGGGTAGTCACATTCAATCCATTGATATCCATTTTTTTCCATTTCAGCAGATCTTCCGTATTTTTGGGATCAAATATATTTAGGTTATAAAGCTTTGCTTCACCTTTCACTAAAATTTTCATTGGATCGCCATGCTGTGCTTTCAGATTACCCAAAAAAGACACATCACCACTTGATATCAGTGCATTTAACTTGTCACCCATCCAACCCTGCAAAGATACTAGATCTACGGTATCAAGGTTTAAAGCCAGATCTGTGGCAAACGGCGACCATGCTAGGGAACCATCAGCTTTAATCTGACCGCGTTGATTAACGCGTGCATTGATTGATAGTTTCAGAGGCGTGATACCTTTTAGATCGACGTTATCGATAGTAATATCGAGAGGATCTATGATCATCGGAGGCGTTTTAGTCAATGTCAGATCTTCATAGCTCAGCCTAGCTGTGCTGAGCTTTATGCGTTTGATTTGCGTTGTCCACGGCGCCTCTGCCCCATTGTTACTGGAAGGTATTTCCTTGCGCGCATGGGTAGAGGGTGTAATGGAAGTGCTTTGAGTTGATTTGTTTTCGACTGCTTTAACCCCAGCATCGGAATAAGCTGGTTTTCTCCCAGGAATGGGAATGTGTTTTTGCACTTCCACTTTAGCTGTTTGGATTTGTGTTTGTGCTTGAGTCTGTCCTTGTGCATCGATAGGCTCAAATAAACGGGCCAAATCGATTTGGCCGCTGGATTCTCGCCGCAAGGTCGTGTTCAAGCGATCAAGA from Nitrosomonas ureae harbors:
- a CDS encoding DUF748 domain-containing protein gives rise to the protein MTTTTSQRFIGYKRLGISLGVIAIVIILLAAISYFWLPGYAKSQLEIRLSEFLQRPVTVASIEIKPHTLELLVHGFQVGVKADSNEPGESLFSFNRLYIDLSIKSLKQRAPVITAIALTHPKFRLIRETKDQLNISDLLEKFSQPSDEKDDDGARFSISNITIQEGHFEFLDRHMQADHQITEINLGIPVIANFDSALEHWIEPHFSAKINGSPFALEGKLRPFTVPQEATLTLKFNKIDLSEFDRYAPLPQGIRLLSGFLDSDLLLTFTQEQGQAPNIMLTGNTILHQLAIKDTTVAAPYRTSVKELNIALTQVDLMREKPSQIKLKMNQVELTRESESEPALSLAQLIIDRIQIDTKLRRITLEETVLDRLNTTLRRESSGQIDLARLFEPIDAQGQTQAQTQIQTAKVEVQKHIPIPGRKPAYSDAGVKAVENKSTQSTSITPSTHARKEIPSSNNGAEAPWTTQIKRIKLSTARLSYEDLTLTKTPPMIIDPLDITIDNVDLKGITPLKLSINARVNQRGQIKADGSLAWSPFATDLALNLDTVDLVSLQGWMGDKLNALISSGDVSFLGNLKAQHGDPMKILVKGEAKLYNLNIFDPKNTEDLLKWKKMDINGLNVTTHPLRIDIKTVRFSDFYARMILLPSGDLNLVHIVQIDKPLDVEVEAAKNTNAVEMKVTTPDIKPIDTYQIKTPEETLIRIGQVLLHQGNINFYDRFIKPSYHANLTGLTGQIGPLYPGKFGIIDIQGTIDKTAPLKINGKIEPFSDNLFLDLNAKVEDIDLPPFSPYSGKFVGYAIEKGKLSADVNYQIENGALSADNKIFLDQFTLGEKIDREDAVSLPLDLAITLLKNRRGEIDIHLPLKGSINDPEFNLGDIIFQTFVNLITKAITSPFTLLGSAFEGGEELSEITFTPGFASIEDESLQRLQTLSEILNDRPSLELEISGHVDPVTDHEGLKLAMLQNKVKAQKLAEDVKKGITTDTLTNITLDPEEYSKYLEIAYKKEDFEKPKNIIGLTKGLPDAEMEQLMLEHTVIHDNDLKVLAENRANAARNWLIENGGITSERIFVVSTHETKIDKQKAGNRVEFSLK